The following coding sequences are from one Zalophus californianus isolate mZalCal1 chromosome 5, mZalCal1.pri.v2, whole genome shotgun sequence window:
- the LOC118356981 gene encoding breast cancer metastasis-suppressor 1-like protein, with amino-acid sequence MLQDLDILEDWTTIRKAMATLGPHRVKTELFELIPLAPVKLEKHLHSARSEEGRLYYDGEWYIRGQTICIDKKDECPTSCLQSPVVGEQMILLLADHQKISTGDLGTDSAQISSI; translated from the exons ATGCTACAAGATCTTGATATTCTTGAAGACTGGACAACAATTAGGAAG gcaatGGCTACACTGGGTCCACACAGAGTGAAAACAGAAC TTTTTGAACTGATCCCTTTAGCACCTGTGAAACTGGAAAAACATCTGCACAGTGCTAGATCCGAAGAAGGAAGATTATACTATGATGGTGAATGGTATATACGTGGACAAACAATATGTATTGATAAAAAAGATGAATGTCCTACAAG TTGCCTGCAGTCACCTGTGGTTGGggagcagatgatcctccttctggcagatcatcagaag ATATCCACTGGGGATCTTGGAACAGATTCTGCACAGATAAGCAGTATCTGA